Within the Pygocentrus nattereri isolate fPygNat1 chromosome 28, fPygNat1.pri, whole genome shotgun sequence genome, the region ATCTGAGCAGACAGATAATATACCCCTATGCACATAAGAATTCATCCTGTTGCTTTGTCAGCACTCACATCAACAAATATAAAAGGAACCAGTTCTACTGGCATCCAAACATACCCACGCtctaacactacctccaccatgctttgCAGAGGGGTGGTGTGCTTCGGATCATGAGCCgttccttctcttctccttactacatttatggcatttgatAGACTctcttacccagagcgacttagaatttgatcattttacacaattttagctcaaggtggtgttaggagtcttgcccaaggactcttattggtgtagtgtagggtgcttaacctggtgggggattgaagcCCAGTCTACAGGAGGCAGAGgttttacccactacactatgccAACCACTCTCTTCATTATTCTGGTATGTAGTTACATATCTACTATGTAACATGTTGTAGAAAtgtacagcttttttttttcttgtcttccTGCTTCTGGTTTACATCTTGTGGTAAACTCCCTTTAATTAATCAGATGAAGTCTTTCCCTTGATTACTGACCTTGACACAGTTACGCCTAACTCTTGTAGGGTTTTCTTATTCTGTCCAAATGCTGTGAAGGGTTTTTCTTCACCACAGAAAAAATTCTGTCATCCACCACAGTTGTTGTCCATGGACTTCAAGGCCGTTTGATGTTTCTGATCTGGCCAgtgctttctttccttttaataatGTACCAAATAGTTGTTTTGCCCACCCTAATGTTTTTGTTATCTCTCTGATGGGTTTGAATTTTTCAGCCTAATTATGgcttgttttgcttttctggAAGTGAAGCTCTTTGGACGTAATATTGAGACTTTACACCAAccaattaaaaatgcaaatgacaCATTTGAAATCAACTCTATATTATTGTCTGCTTACTTGTATGTCAAATAATGAGGGAATAACACACATTAAAAGGCATCATTTTGATTTATATCTGAGCATTAATTGAACTTCTGCAGCAGTGCTTCACAAACTGCAGCATTAATGAGAGGTAAGAGGCATTGTGTATTATGTATGTGTAAGTTTCCCTTATTTTCCCAGCACATTCAGTCCATCAGCCAGCCTGAATTGGTCACTGTCAGGGCCCACATTGTAAGCTGGTCAGTAGCTCCAGTGTTGGCGCAGGCCTGTACGTGAGGTAGCAGATCATGCGGTTGGGCAGCCCCAGCTGAGGCAGCACTTCCAGTGCTCTTTTCCCCAGTGCTTTCCTGAGAGCAATCCTGCTTAAGTGCTGAAGACTAAGGGGTTCAGctacacagaaacaaaaacagacgttttttttttttgtcctttttaaatcaacttaaaatgttcattttagataaaaacaacaacaacaacaacaacaacaacaacaacaacaactcagagtagagctgccCGTCATCATAAAATGAGAGAAACTTACTTTCGTAGAAGTCCAGGCAGAGTGCTGCTGGTGATCCAGCGTTGGTGTAATGGATGGGCTTCTTGCCAAGGTTGTCTCTGGCAAACACATTACCCCCAAATTCAACCAACAGCTCAATCATCTCCAGATTGTTTGCTTTAGCAGCATGGTGGAGGGCTGTCTCATGAAGCTTTGCAGCATTTACATTTGCAcctttggaaaaaataaagcaattactgaaacaaattaaaaaaaaaaaaaaagcaatgcatttgAATACTCGATTGATACAATTTTAGATGGAGAGCATATCATGGATACTAATCTGCGAGTCACAGATTAGAAGGAGCAGGCCCATGAACAGACTTTTTTGGGAAAAGGGCAACATGAgcattaattaaatttaataaacAGCATATTACAGACAGTCTTATCAAGAGAGACAATGTTTTAGTGTGCATGTTTCAGAAGAAAGCATTTTCCCAAAGCCACCAAAAATACTAGCATTATTGAACAATAATGTTATTCACTGTAATCCACTATCCTATCTAATTTATCACAAATGGGTGGGTGATAACTGTTTAGAAGTTCGGCAGAACCTGGCATAAGCCCTTTAATTTACGATAGCAAAACTTGATTCTGCAACTTATTAGTGAACTACTTAATTATAACGTGGACGTTGTGGATCACAGTAACCccattaatccatccatccatccattttctaagccgcttctccgtcagggtcgcgggggggtgctggagcttatcccagcagtcttcgggcggaaggcaggatacaccctggatgggtcgccagtccatcgcagggcagacagacagacacagacagtcactcacacactcacacctaggggcaatttagcacgtccaattggcctgactgcatgtctttggactgtgggaggaaaccggagaacccggaggaaacccacgcagacacggggagaacatgcaaacacccCATTAAtcaatttgacattttcttaaACAAAAATTTCAGGGGGTTATTGGAGGGAAGCCCCCAGGCGTCTATATAAGCATGTGCCTGACACAAAAGAAATAtcttatttcaaattaaatggCCAAACAATCCTACCTGCATTCAGAAGAACTTTGGCACAGTCTAGATGCTGCCTGGCACAAGCCACATGAAGAGGGGTCCCAAAGTGACAATCGTGGGCCTCCATGAAAGCCCCCTCAGTTATCATGAGCTGCACACACTCTGAATTACCTGATATACAAACACAGTTGGACATTACATTAATCTGTGCACCATATACACATAGTCAGTTGTGGTCAAATCGAACAAGTTCAAGGAAGTACTAAACCCAGTAATATTCCCATGGTTCTAAATACAAACAGTTGATGCAAAATATCATAAACAGCTGAGCTCTTATTTCACATGGAGAACTGGATTAGCTAGGTTACATAGGTGCAGATCTGGCATTAGTGGGCCATTTTATAGATGCAGCATAGATATCTTGCTCTGTATGCTCTTTAGTGTTTCACTGCCCCCTGTGGTTCTGGCACTGGCCTGGTTGAGTGTTTTGATTGGAAGTAAACAGAAGTGCAGAGACTGAAGGAAGAATATTCCCTACCCCCCATGCAGGCCTCATGCAGAGGGGAGAAGGTGAAGAGTGGAGGGTTTACCACGGCTCCATACTCCAGCAGCAGCTTCACACACCCAGTGCTACCAGCTGCACAAGCATCACACAGTGGTGTGCTCCCATCTATGTTACGGGCATCCACCTGTTATGTGACCACATGGGTTAATGAGTCAACAGGTCAGGTCAGTTGTCTGTCAAGAACAGTAGGTGAGCCATCATTATTTTTTCCATGTATTTAATTCCGTTCCCTAATGTCTTGTATCGTTTATGTGGctttaaacatgaaatatagtatatttttGTAGTATAAtcatgtttttccatgatatgagttTTAAATGTAGGAAACAAGAGACAAGCCAGTGAATATGAACCTGCAGTTACGTTATTTGCTGAACTCCATACTACTGTACTAATTCACACATGAAGAATGTAAAAATCTTACATGAGCTCCAGCTTCCAATAGCAGCTTTACACACTGTGTTTGGCCCTGTATACAAGCCTCATGGAGTGGGGTAATGGAGTCCACGGCTACAATATTGACCATCGCTCCATTTGCAAtcagctgctgaagctgtgcCACTCTTCCACGAGCTGCTGCTTCATGCACTGCTGA harbors:
- the asb13b gene encoding ankyrin repeat and SOCS box protein 13 → MEITRTRPSLFSDIAHGLGFWTDRSAVHEAAARGRVAQLQQLIANGAMVNIVAVDSITPLHEACIQGQTQCVKLLLEAGAHVDARNIDGSTPLCDACAAGSTGCVKLLLEYGAVVNPPLFTFSPLHEACMGGNSECVQLMITEGAFMEAHDCHFGTPLHVACARQHLDCAKVLLNAGANVNAAKLHETALHHAAKANNLEMIELLVEFGGNVFARDNLGKKPIHYTNAGSPAALCLDFYETEPLSLQHLSRIALRKALGKRALEVLPQLGLPNRMICYLTYRPAPTLELLTSLQCGP